A genomic stretch from Mastacembelus armatus chromosome 7, fMasArm1.2, whole genome shotgun sequence includes:
- the sgk2a gene encoding serine/threonine-protein kinase Sgk2, with translation MADCNMWSPSSSPNEDVNLGPSANPHARPTDFDFLAIIGKGTFGKVLLAKLKADNKFYAVKVLQKKVILKKKEQKNIMAERNVLLKSLKHPFLVRLHYSFQTSEKLYFVLDYVNGGELFFHLQRERCFSEPRARFYAAEVASAIGYLHSLNIVYRDLKPENILLDSQGHVVLTDFGLCKEGVEPEGTTTTFCGTPEYLAPEVLRKEPYDRTVDWWCLGAVLYEMIYSLPPFYSRDVSEMYDGILHKQLPLPPGKSEAVCSLLVGLLQKDQHRRLGAIADFLEIKNHTFFSPINWDDLYHKRITPPYNPNVRGPADTQHIDPEFTREMVPNSVSKTPELNASISSNNAFNGFSFVASEDSFL, from the exons ATGGCAGACTGTAAT ATGTGGtcaccatcctcctctcctaATGAGGACGTCAACCTGGGACCTTCAGCAAATCCACA tgccAGGCCTACCGACTTTGACTTCCTGGCTATCATTGGAAAAGGGACTTTTGGAAAG GTCCTGCTCGCCAAGCTCAAAGCCGATAACAAATTCTACGCTGTCAAAGTGCTGCAGAAGAAGGTCAtcctgaagaaaaaagag CAAAAGAACATCATGGCGGAGAGAAATGTGCTCCTAAAGAGTCTGAAACACCCATTTCTGGTTCGGCTCCACTACTCCTTCCAGACCTCAGAGAAGCTCTACTTTGTCTTAGACTACGTAAACGGAGGCGAG ttgttctttcacctgcaGAGAGAACGGTGTTTCTCTGAGCCCAGAGCGAGATTCTATGCTGCTGAAGTAGCCAGTGCTATCGGCTACCTTCACTCTCTCAACATTGTTTACAG AGATCTGAAACCAGAGAATATTCTTCTAGACTCTCAG ggccATGTGGTGCTGACAGATTTTGGACTGTGCAAAGAGGGTGTAGAGCCGGAGGGAACGACCACGACTTTCTGTGGAACTCCAGAA TATTTGGCTCCAGAGGTTCTTCGTAAGGAACCATATGACAGGACAGTGGACTGGTGGTGTCTGGGAGCAGTGCTCTATGAAATGATCTACAGCCTG CCTCCTTTCTACAGCCGTGACGTCAGTGAAATGTATGATGGGATCCTCCACAAGCAGCTGCCACTGCCTCCAGGGAAGTCTGAGGCCGTCTGCTCTCTGTTGGTGGGTCTTCTGCAGAAGGACCAGCACAGACGTCTCGGGGCCATCGCTGACTTT TTGGAAATAAAGAACCACACCTTCTTCTCTCCAATCAACTGGGATGATCTTTACCACAAGAGAATCACTCCTCCTTATAACCCTAATGTG AGAGGCCCAGCTGACACTCAGCATATTGATCCAGAGTTCACCAGAGAAATGGTTCCTAACTCAGTGAGTAAGACCCCGGAGCTCAATGCCAGCATCAGCTCCAATAACGCCTTCAATGGGTTCTCCTTTGTCGCCAGTGAGGACAGCTTTCTGTGA